From the genome of Pseudomonas sp. Teo4, one region includes:
- a CDS encoding response regulator transcription factor, producing MQAKVYVVDDDQGMLDSTVWLLESVGLKALPFASGQAFLEACADDGPACVLLDVRMPGLGGMAVQQALRERGLEIPVIFVSGHADVPIVVRAFKAGACDFIEKPYNDQLLLDSVQAALERAGRTRRGDLAQVQARIDALTPRERDVFVPLAQGLSNREVAERLGVSVKTVDLYRGRVMKRMQAQSLAELVGMAIACGVVEALGLGVVSKP from the coding sequence GTGCAAGCGAAAGTGTATGTGGTCGATGACGACCAGGGCATGCTCGATTCAACGGTATGGTTGCTGGAATCAGTAGGGTTGAAGGCCTTGCCGTTTGCCAGTGGCCAGGCATTTCTGGAGGCATGTGCGGATGACGGGCCAGCCTGTGTGTTGCTCGATGTGCGCATGCCGGGGCTGGGAGGCATGGCTGTGCAGCAAGCGTTGCGCGAGCGCGGGCTGGAGATTCCGGTGATCTTCGTCAGCGGCCATGCCGATGTGCCGATCGTGGTGCGGGCGTTCAAGGCCGGCGCTTGCGACTTTATCGAAAAGCCCTACAACGACCAGTTGTTGCTCGACAGTGTCCAGGCGGCACTGGAGCGTGCGGGACGGACGCGGCGCGGCGACCTGGCGCAGGTGCAGGCGCGGATCGACGCCCTCACACCCCGCGAGCGCGATGTGTTCGTGCCACTGGCCCAAGGCTTGAGTAACCGCGAGGTGGCCGAACGGCTTGGGGTCAGCGTGAAGACCGTGGACCTTTATCGTGGGCGGGTGATGAAGCGCATGCAGGCGCAGAGCCTGGCGGAGTTGGTGGGCATGGCGATCGCTTGCGGGGTGGTGGAGGCGCTGGGGTTGGGAGTGGTGAGTAAGCCCTGA